From the Hordeum vulgare subsp. vulgare chromosome 1H, MorexV3_pseudomolecules_assembly, whole genome shotgun sequence genome, the window ACCGGGGAGGGCGTGGGCGCGCTCAAGCGACGGCTGGAGGAGGCCATGTCCGAGACCGAGTGGGCGCCCTTCCAACCCGGCACCTCCTACTTCGCGCAGCCTCGGCCCGCGGGCGCCGCCCTGGGCCTGCTCGAGCTCGTCACCCGCGACGGCGGGATCGGGGTGCTCCTGCCCATGCTCTCCGACAACGAGGCCCGcaccgtcgcctcctcctcctgcggcTACCCCTGCTCCGTCTACTTCATCAACGGTGAGCGCCGTCCCCAGATCCCCCATTTCctcccttcccttccttccccccTCTCCAAGTAATaacaataataaaataaataaacaagtccAGAAACGCCTCAGAATAGGCACAAGGACAGGCTGTAGAATCCATAACAAAGCAATTACATCAGGTAGATAAATCTATGTTCTTTTTTTGCTTTGAGCTGCATTGATTTATTGGTAAACGGGGAGAGGCAGGTGAGCTGTCAGTACATCTTGGCCACCATGTACTTGGCCACCATTGATTTATAAACAAGACGAATAGATATGCAGACTAAGCTCCATAGCAAAGGAATTTCGATAGTACATGCCATGTTTATGCTCACTGTTGAATAAACTATATATAACTATTATGCGATACTTGAACCATAGAAGCAATTCGTGCCTTGCAGTCAATTTATAAAAGGGTAAGATGTATCACAATATCTTTGACTTGTGTTCTTTGTGATGTCAAGTGTGaaaatagaatatatatataatctttaaattatctttgcttttttttttttaTGTCTCTGCCTTACTCTTCATGTGTATGTGCTCGCTGTGTTTACCTGCATCTGATGAGAATTTGCATTTTTAACTTTAACATAGATATTTAGTAAAATCAGATATAAAAACTGGTGCACAATGACACATGAAtcggttattttatttttatttttttaccgcGGGTATTTGTGTTGGTTTTAATTTCAATGACCAcgaagagggctaaaagaaaaacgtGCTAACACCTTTCAACTTGGGCCTTAGCCCAGCCCAAAGCAGCAGCGATATGATGCACGAACAAAGAGGAAAAGAGTTATTCCCCTCAGGAAGTCTCGAGCGCGGTGACTAGGTTAGCCTCGGCCTCGGCGGCGATTTGTGTGATTCGTGGAGACGGTGGTTTGGGATTCATGGCGcatctagaggaggaggaggaggaggaggaggaggaggaggaggagttcatGGACATGGAGCCCCTCTTCTTCAGTGAGGCGTACGTGGCGAAGATGGTTGCGGAGGCGCGGGAGGAGAAAGAGAGATGTCggcgggaggaagaggagaagatgcgGAAGGAGGAGGAGTACCGGCGGAGACGCGAGGCACACGAAGCGGTCATGCACTCCATCGTCCAGCACGATCCCAAGGTCGACCATAACGTCTACACCCGGTTCTTTCTCagggatttctccgtcttcgacaTCGATGAAGAGTGTAAGAATTCATCCATGTTTGTTCTTTTCCATGTTCTAAATTTCTCATGTATGGGAACTGAATTACGTTACAGTTGGATGCCATGTTCTAAATCTCTCATGTATGGGAACTGAATTACGTTACCTGTACAATCGTCTGTTGAGAGATTCCTCTACATGCCATGTTTATTATGTAATAATatgttcatttatttatttttgatgaAGAATCATTTGACAACATGAATCAGGCCAAAATGTAATTAACTTGGTACAAATGGTGAGTTGATAGctttctcttcaagttaattcgGAAGTGAAATAAGAATATTACGAGGTTTAACTCAGTGGGAAAGAACACAAATTGGGCTGTTTATTGTGATGAAATAATTTGATAGATTTATTTTGCTCATTCATTGCAGCATCTGTCCCTCCAATGCGATACACTGATAGTATCTATGAAGATGAATTTGGGCTAGAAGACTCTGCAAACATCCTCTCCGTCAGCATAGTCTCCTCAGATGTAGGCTTCCCAGTCAATGTCTATGGCCGTGTCATTGCCAGAGACAGCATTGACTACAAGTGCATTTATCTCTTTCACCGCAATAGAGATGAGTGCCAGCATCTCAACGAGGTACATCCTTGCTTCTAAGTTCGTTTCAATCAGGTTTCGTTTTATTCATATCAACTGTTACTTAGATATCTAAATGGAGTCATAGTACTGGTGGTTGTAAATCCACATAGTCATCTGCATATAAATGGAGGAGCTTTTATATCATGCTTTCAATCTTCATTTCAAGAAGCGTTTGGATGAGCATACTCTAATCCCTTGTGCAATTCTTTTCACAGGATGGAATGCTGATTTTAACTGGCCCAAGTCGAGGTCTAGTGCTGGTTGATTTCATCTATCTAGAGATAGATCTTAAAATCAGGGAAGATGGAGTGTCTCCAGACAGGTCATTTAGCAAGGGTCTAATAAGTATTGATGGCCGAGTACTGTCTAGAGAGAAAGATGTCGTGGTTACAAGTGAAACCCTTGAGAGCTGGCTCAGCACTATCGAAGTGAGATTCACAACTGTCCTGAGCGCAGTCGAGTGCACCTTTGAAATCAAGCTCATTGAGGGGCTTTTTAAAGGAAATATAACAGTTGGCATCGCGGATAAAGCTCGCAGTCTGGACATTGAACAAGCCACTGTGATTCATGATAGCACAGCAGATGGCGTTGTTACAAGTGATGAAAGTGGAGTTATCAAACTCCAGCGAAGTGTTATTACTATCTGTCTGGAAAGAAATGTCATGTTTCACATAAATAATGAGGCAGCTGGTGTTTGTGCTGAACGAACCTTTGCTTTCACTCCACGCCGCACTGGTGCAGATGAAGAAAAAATTACGTGTGGTGCTGGGAAGTTCGGATTCAGGGTTGTCTGGTCCTTGATGGACTTTAGGCTGTAATCCCGTGACTTGGTAAACTTAGTTTAGATGTAATATGAAGTGATGCAATGATGTAGTGAACCAAGTTAATCGTGAGGTAATGATGCGGTGCACTAAGTTATACTATTGTTATTAAGTAACATGATGGATTATAAGTAATGAGTGGCAAACTAAGTTATTATATATTATGGTGGCGTG encodes:
- the LOC123404276 gene encoding uncharacterized protein LOC123404276 yields the protein MDMEPLFFSEAYVAKMVAEAREEKERCRREEEEKMRKEEEYRRRREAHEAVMHSIVQHDPKVDHNVYTRFFLRDFSVFDIDEESSVPPMRYTDSIYEDEFGLEDSANILSVSIVSSDVGFPVNVYGRVIARDSIDYKCIYLFHRNRDECQHLNEDGMLILTGPSRGLVLVDFIYLEIDLKIREDGVSPDRSFSKGLISIDGRVLSREKDVVVTSETLESWLSTIEVRFTTVLSAVECTFEIKLIEGLFKGNITVGIADKARSLDIEQATVIHDSTADGVVTSDESGVIKLQRSVITICLERNVMFHINNEAAGVCAERTFAFTPRRTGADEEKITCGAGKFGFRVVWSLMDFRL